Part of the Roseomonas sp. OT10 genome, CCGGTCCGACTTGCTGTAGTGGGCCTCGATCCGCCGCTGCACGAGGTCCCACAGCGTCGTCATCGCCAGGTAGATGATGGCGATGCAGGTGAAGACCTCCAGCACCTCGAAGCGCTGCTGCATCAGGATCTGGCCGCGGCGCAGCAGCTCCTCCATGGAGATGACGGAGGCGATGGAGGTGGTCTTGAGCAGGCCGTTCACCGAATTTCCCAGCGCCGGCACGATGACGCGCAGCGCCTGCGGCGCGACGACCAGCAGGAAGGTTCTGGCCCGGCTGAGCCCCAGCGCGTTCGCCGCGTCGCGCTGCGCGCGCGGCACGGACTGGATGCCGGCGCGCAGGATTTCCGCCAGGTAGGCGGCCTCGTTCAGCACGAGGCCCAGCAGCGCCGATTCCAGCACGCTGAGCCGCGCGATGCCGAGCTGCGGCAGGCCGGTGTAGATGATGATGAGCTGCACCAGCAGCGGCGTGCCGCGGAACAGCCAGACATGCGCCCGCGCCAGCCAGGCGAGCACGGTCCAGCCCGAGAGCCGCATCCAGACCAGCACCAGCCCGAGCAGGAAGCCCAGCACCAGCGTGGCCGCGGTCAGCCCCAGCGTGACGAGCGCGCCGCCCAGCAGGTAGGTGTTGGTGAAGTAGCCCCAGAAGCCGGACCAGTTCCATGCCATCGGACGCGCCCTGACCTCGGCCCGGGCCTCAGCCCGGGCCGGGGCCGCGGATGGCGAACTGATCTTCCTCGATCTTCAGCACGCCGTAGCGGTCGAGCAGCGCGCCGTAGCGGCCATCGGCCTTCAGCGCGTTGAGCACGGCCACCACCTCGTTCGCCAGCGTGCGGTTGGCGAAGGCGAAGGTCGCCGTCTGCGGGAACAGGCCGGCGATGGCGCGGGTGAAGTCGCCCCGCTCCTGCCAGTACATCGCCGTCGCGTCGATGCTGGTGGCGGCGTCCACCTGGCGGGCGCGCAGCGCCTGGAAGGCTTCCGCGAAGTTGTTGAAGGTGCGGATGTCCAGGCCCTTCAGCCCCTCCGCCTTCAGCATGCGGTCGACCTCGCGGGTGCGGGACTCCTCGATGCCGCCCAGCTCCACGCCCACGGCGCGGCCGGCGAGGTCCTGCCACTTCTGGATGCCCAGCGGGTTGC contains:
- a CDS encoding ABC transporter substrate-binding protein, whose protein sequence is MTEFRTGLTDLPATAGRRRLLQGAAGLALATGLPAAGRAQGTARIAPPNIIRANTLVMSINPTLPPLQFVNDRGELQGMRVELGNMVAKELGLTPEYVRIEFAAMVPGLAAKRWDMINTGIFWTEERSKIMYMVPYERAAVSFLAAKGNPLGIQKWQDLAGRAVGVELGGIEESRTREVDRMLKAEGLKGLDIRTFNNFAEAFQALRARQVDAATSIDATAMYWQERGDFTRAIAGLFPQTATFAFANRTLANEVVAVLNALKADGRYGALLDRYGVLKIEEDQFAIRGPGPG
- a CDS encoding amino acid ABC transporter permease is translated as MAWNWSGFWGYFTNTYLLGGALVTLGLTAATLVLGFLLGLVLVWMRLSGWTVLAWLARAHVWLFRGTPLLVQLIIIYTGLPQLGIARLSVLESALLGLVLNEAAYLAEILRAGIQSVPRAQRDAANALGLSRARTFLLVVAPQALRVIVPALGNSVNGLLKTTSIASVISMEELLRRGQILMQQRFEVLEVFTCIAIIYLAMTTLWDLVQRRIEAHYSKSDRQVAGAAQDLAATER